The following proteins are encoded in a genomic region of Leptospira wolbachii serovar Codice str. CDC:
- a CDS encoding slr1658 superfamily regulator: MSFVSLTSVKSTIPDQTNNFPHANDHTNEKPILIERTNFLLEQKVFFHSHLSISVSSSDMTFYWKRCDVLSNFISQFYFHSYESKRLDKNAISTIINELVENAAKYSDKENSKIYIEIKDLGSDLRLEVKNRVTPWMKAIFENKIQTIQQGNINQLYFDALESRNNGSGSEGMGLLILLKDYQLKLAYEFTKTEELDFDLTIRVHIPVETGT; encoded by the coding sequence ATGTCCTTTGTCAGTTTAACATCCGTAAAGTCTACTATCCCCGACCAAACCAATAACTTCCCTCACGCAAACGATCATACAAACGAAAAACCAATATTAATCGAAAGGACCAATTTTCTATTAGAACAAAAGGTTTTTTTTCATAGCCATCTTTCCATTTCTGTTTCTTCTTCGGACATGACATTCTATTGGAAGAGGTGTGATGTATTATCCAACTTTATATCTCAGTTTTATTTTCATTCTTATGAATCAAAAAGGTTAGATAAAAATGCAATCTCTACAATCATCAATGAACTAGTGGAAAACGCAGCTAAGTATTCTGATAAAGAAAATAGTAAAATCTATATTGAAATCAAAGACTTAGGATCGGATTTACGCTTAGAAGTCAAAAACCGAGTGACTCCTTGGATGAAAGCAATTTTTGAAAATAAAATTCAAACAATCCAACAAGGAAATATAAACCAATTGTATTTTGATGCTTTAGAATCACGAAACAACGGAAGTGGATCGGAAGGGATGGGTTTACTTATATTACTAAAGGATTACCAATTAAAACTAGCCTATGAATTTACGAAAACAGAAGAACTAGATTTTGACCTGACCATTCGGGTTCATATCCCGGTAGAAACTGGAACCTAG
- the aroA gene encoding 3-phosphoshikimate 1-carboxyvinyltransferase, with protein sequence MLQPQIKLSAKKEIYVPGDKSISHRSVLFSALSQGKSEIHGFLEGEDPLHTLDCFANLGLSVEPIGKGSYSVQSPGKNNLKSPAGVLDFGNAGTGIRLSAGLLAGLPQISATLTGDASLCKRPMARIMNPLREMGADIVSVEGNDRAPLRVTGKQLKNYSYTSPIASAQIKSALVLAALASEISIEYKESEVSRDHTENMIRFLGGNIEHYSPVHFSVKPPYHFTGAKFVIPGDISSAAFYIVFGLCAGGNEPLVIRNIGLNPSRVGILTVLKNMGGRIEVTAKRQECGEEIGDLLVYPSKLKRSLITEDLIPSIIDEIPILTIAGLFSEGGFQISHAEELRAKESDRIQSMVSNLERLGVIVNESKDGYEFGEVGEIKSCAIETFMDHRIAMSFAILSKLSNVELSFDDTSWVDTSFPGFFEILKSF encoded by the coding sequence ATGTTGCAGCCCCAAATCAAATTAAGTGCCAAAAAAGAAATTTATGTCCCTGGAGATAAGTCTATCTCGCATAGGTCGGTTCTCTTTAGTGCACTCTCCCAAGGGAAATCGGAAATTCATGGTTTTTTGGAAGGAGAAGATCCTCTTCACACCTTAGATTGTTTTGCAAACCTTGGGCTTTCGGTAGAGCCCATTGGCAAAGGAAGTTATTCCGTACAAAGCCCAGGGAAAAATAACTTAAAATCTCCCGCAGGCGTTTTGGATTTTGGAAACGCAGGGACTGGGATCCGCCTTTCTGCCGGTCTACTGGCTGGCCTTCCTCAAATTTCTGCCACACTTACGGGAGATGCCTCCCTTTGCAAACGACCAATGGCAAGGATCATGAACCCTCTTCGGGAAATGGGCGCCGATATAGTTTCTGTCGAAGGAAACGATCGGGCTCCCCTTCGTGTGACAGGAAAACAACTAAAAAACTATTCTTATACTAGTCCTATTGCTTCGGCCCAAATCAAAAGTGCACTCGTACTTGCAGCCCTGGCTTCTGAGATTTCTATCGAATATAAAGAGTCGGAAGTTTCCCGTGACCATACCGAAAATATGATTCGGTTTTTGGGTGGGAATATCGAGCATTATTCCCCAGTACATTTTTCTGTAAAACCTCCCTATCATTTTACAGGTGCTAAGTTTGTCATTCCTGGTGATATTTCAAGTGCTGCTTTTTATATTGTCTTTGGTCTTTGTGCGGGGGGGAATGAACCTCTCGTCATTCGCAATATTGGCCTCAATCCCTCTCGTGTAGGAATTTTAACCGTTTTAAAAAATATGGGTGGGCGAATTGAAGTGACCGCCAAACGTCAGGAATGTGGGGAAGAGATAGGAGACTTACTGGTTTATCCTTCGAAGCTAAAGAGGTCACTCATTACAGAAGATCTGATTCCCTCTATCATTGATGAAATTCCTATTTTAACCATTGCCGGTCTCTTTTCAGAAGGTGGATTTCAAATCTCTCACGCAGAGGAACTACGTGCTAAAGAATCCGACAGAATCCAGTCTATGGTTTCCAATTTGGAAAGACTGGGTGTGATCGTAAACGAATCGAAAGATGGATACGAGTTTGGAGAAGTAGGGGAAATCAAATCCTGTGCTATAGAAACTTTTATGGACCACCGAATCGCCATGAGTTTTGCGATCCTTTCTAAACTTTCGAACGTAGAACTTTCGTTTGACGACACAAGTTGGGTGGACACAAGTTTCCCTGGATTTTTTGAAATTCTGAAATCGTTTTAA